The following coding sequences lie in one Desulfonatronum sp. SC1 genomic window:
- a CDS encoding pyruvate carboxylase, protein MATKTFEQVAKEIEGKPILVANRGIPARRIVRSIQEVFHAIPIMTATDVDKTAPFTAGAQELMLLGENPRAYLDIDLIIRKAKARGVIAIHPGWGFASEDQSFPEKCAAAGITFIGPPPEAMHLLGNKVEVRKLAKRLGVPVVPGSEGAVSVAEAREIAYSLGFPVMLKAEGGGGGRGIYEVFKPEQLERAFAKASALAEASFGNPRLYVEKLLTSVRHIEIQIVADQYGNSHALDERDCTVQRNHQKLVEITPSPWPKFTPELREQLKKYACELSTSVGYYSLATVEFLLDENATPYLIEVNTRLQVEHGITECRYGIDLVEEQIAIAFGSKLRFSKKTVLPSNHAMQVRINCEDPQQNFSPNSGTLTRYISPGSQGIRVDSCVSVGYEFPAQYDSAASLLIAYGRDWEKILGIMSRALREYIVGGVKTTIPFHRQIMLHPKFRSGEYDTNFIANTPELLEYVDKEPQALRLSRLVAEISAHGYNSYVQLGEYRGRHDKRVGRFAPVLPEIDFKAYKPAYPRGDRLALLDYIRDSGLVHFVDTTTRDLTQSNSGNRFRLAEDRLIGPYLDNCGFFSLENGGGAHYHVAMLANMTYPFTEAMEWNQFAPKTMKQILIRSTNVLGYKPQSKNVMRLTGEMVCEHYHVIRCFDFLNHIENMRPFAEVVLNSREHIFEPAISMSWAKGFDVPHYLGVVEEVLDMVSGVTGMDRTKATRHFALGLKDMAGVCPPRFMRELVGAIRTKYPELVVHYHRHYTDGLFVPAVGAAAQAGAHIVDVGIGAAVRWYGQGEVLSTAAYLEDELGLKTNLNKEMIRTCGFVLKQIMPYYDRYTAPYFQGIDHDVVEHAMPGGATSSSQEGAMKQGYIHLLPYMLKFLAGTRKIVRYHDVTPGSQVTWNTAFLAVTGAFKQGGERAVRRMLQVLEAVTTIPEAELPEDIRRARLELYGHSNDAFRNLLLGKFGRLPLGFPADWIYESAFGPDYRKALAQRVEVSPLDNIVDVDLGAERQTLSEHIQRDPSHEEFVNYLNHPGDALKTIEFRQRFGDPNQLPLDVWFEGLEPGQEMQFLDSDGKPRTMMILDISRPDAQGVSVVRYTLDSEFLTHQVKVAEASGKVLEGLEMAVPGNPYHVGSPCNGDLWVMHVKPGDVVHQGEELFNISVMKQEKSILSPVNGQVKRVLKFANFTEDRKMVPVREGELMVELSDMPRLCGGCSCPLPFLEEVNFCPSCGHQHGQEG, encoded by the coding sequence ATGGCGACCAAGACTTTCGAACAAGTGGCCAAGGAAATTGAAGGAAAGCCGATTCTCGTGGCGAACCGGGGCATTCCGGCCCGGCGGATCGTCCGCTCCATTCAGGAGGTTTTTCACGCCATACCGATCATGACGGCCACGGATGTGGACAAGACCGCGCCGTTCACCGCCGGGGCTCAGGAATTGATGCTGCTGGGGGAGAATCCTCGGGCGTATCTCGATATCGATCTGATCATCCGCAAGGCCAAGGCCCGCGGCGTGATCGCCATTCATCCCGGCTGGGGCTTCGCTTCCGAGGACCAATCCTTTCCGGAGAAATGCGCCGCCGCCGGGATCACCTTCATCGGGCCTCCTCCGGAAGCCATGCATCTGCTCGGCAACAAGGTCGAAGTCCGCAAGCTGGCCAAAAGGCTGGGGGTTCCGGTGGTTCCCGGCTCGGAAGGCGCGGTGAGTGTGGCCGAGGCCAGGGAGATCGCCTACTCCCTGGGGTTCCCCGTGATGCTCAAGGCCGAGGGCGGTGGCGGCGGGCGGGGCATCTACGAGGTCTTCAAGCCTGAACAGCTTGAGCGGGCCTTTGCCAAAGCCTCGGCCCTGGCCGAAGCCTCCTTCGGCAACCCCCGGCTGTACGTGGAGAAGCTGCTGACCTCGGTACGGCACATCGAAATCCAGATCGTGGCGGACCAGTACGGAAACTCCCACGCCCTGGACGAACGGGACTGCACGGTGCAGCGCAACCACCAGAAGCTGGTGGAGATCACCCCTTCGCCCTGGCCGAAGTTTACACCGGAACTGCGGGAACAATTGAAGAAATACGCCTGCGAATTGTCCACCAGCGTGGGCTATTACTCGCTGGCCACCGTGGAATTCCTCCTGGACGAGAACGCGACCCCATATTTGATCGAGGTGAACACCCGCTTGCAGGTGGAGCACGGCATCACCGAATGCCGTTACGGGATCGACCTGGTGGAGGAGCAGATCGCCATCGCCTTCGGTTCCAAGCTGCGTTTTTCCAAAAAGACCGTCCTGCCGTCCAACCATGCCATGCAGGTCCGCATCAACTGCGAAGACCCGCAGCAGAATTTTTCGCCCAACTCCGGAACCCTCACCCGGTACATCTCCCCGGGCAGTCAGGGCATCCGCGTGGATTCCTGCGTTTCCGTGGGCTACGAGTTCCCGGCCCAGTACGATTCCGCGGCCTCGCTGCTCATCGCCTATGGCCGCGACTGGGAGAAGATTCTGGGCATCATGAGCCGTGCCTTGCGGGAATACATTGTCGGCGGGGTGAAGACGACCATCCCGTTTCACCGCCAGATCATGCTTCATCCCAAATTTCGGTCCGGCGAGTATGACACCAACTTTATCGCTAATACCCCTGAACTCCTGGAGTACGTTGACAAGGAGCCCCAGGCTCTGCGTCTCTCTCGCCTGGTGGCGGAGATTTCCGCCCACGGCTACAACTCCTACGTCCAACTCGGCGAATACCGAGGCCGCCATGACAAACGCGTGGGCCGGTTTGCGCCGGTGCTTCCCGAGATCGACTTCAAGGCCTACAAGCCCGCTTATCCCCGCGGGGACCGGCTGGCTCTGCTGGACTACATCCGGGATTCCGGGCTGGTCCACTTCGTGGACACCACCACCCGCGACCTGACCCAGTCCAACAGCGGCAACCGCTTCCGACTGGCCGAGGATCGGCTGATCGGCCCGTACCTGGACAACTGCGGCTTCTTCTCTCTGGAAAACGGCGGCGGGGCGCATTACCACGTAGCCATGCTGGCCAACATGACCTACCCGTTCACAGAGGCCATGGAGTGGAATCAGTTCGCGCCCAAGACCATGAAGCAGATTTTGATCCGCTCCACCAACGTTCTGGGCTACAAGCCGCAATCCAAGAACGTGATGCGTCTGACCGGGGAAATGGTCTGCGAGCACTACCACGTGATTCGTTGCTTCGACTTCCTGAACCATATCGAAAATATGCGTCCTTTTGCCGAGGTGGTGCTGAATTCCCGTGAGCACATCTTCGAGCCGGCCATTTCGATGTCCTGGGCCAAGGGCTTCGACGTCCCGCACTATCTGGGCGTGGTGGAGGAAGTTCTGGACATGGTTTCCGGAGTCACGGGCATGGACCGGACCAAGGCCACCCGGCATTTCGCCCTGGGCCTGAAGGACATGGCCGGAGTCTGCCCGCCGCGGTTCATGCGCGAGCTGGTGGGGGCGATTCGCACCAAATATCCTGAACTGGTGGTCCATTATCATCGGCACTACACCGACGGCTTGTTTGTGCCGGCGGTGGGCGCGGCGGCCCAGGCCGGAGCGCATATCGTGGACGTGGGCATCGGCGCGGCGGTGCGCTGGTACGGCCAGGGCGAGGTGCTGTCCACCGCGGCCTACCTGGAAGACGAGTTGGGTCTGAAGACCAACCTGAACAAGGAGATGATCCGGACCTGTGGGTTCGTGCTCAAGCAGATCATGCCCTATTACGACCGCTACACCGCGCCGTACTTTCAGGGCATCGACCATGACGTGGTGGAGCATGCCATGCCGGGCGGGGCGACCTCGTCGTCTCAGGAAGGTGCCATGAAGCAAGGCTACATTCATCTGCTGCCGTACATGCTCAAGTTCCTGGCCGGAACGCGCAAGATCGTCCGGTACCACGACGTCACCCCCGGTTCCCAGGTGACCTGGAACACGGCGTTTCTGGCCGTGACCGGGGCGTTCAAGCAGGGCGGCGAGCGGGCCGTTCGGCGAATGCTCCAGGTATTGGAAGCCGTGACCACCATTCCGGAGGCCGAGCTGCCCGAGGATATTCGACGGGCTCGCCTGGAATTGTACGGGCACAGCAACGACGCGTTCCGCAACTTGTTGTTGGGCAAGTTTGGGCGGCTGCCCCTGGGCTTTCCGGCGGATTGGATCTACGAGAGCGCCTTTGGTCCGGACTACCGCAAGGCCTTGGCCCAACGCGTGGAAGTATCCCCACTGGACAACATCGTCGACGTGGACCTGGGTGCCGAACGCCAAACCCTGTCCGAACATATCCAGCGCGATCCCTCACATGAAGAGTTCGTCAATTACCTGAACCATCCCGGCGACGCGCTGAAGACCATCGAATTCCGGCAGCGCTTCGGCGACCCGAACCAACTTCCTCTGGATGTCTGGTTCGAAGGGCTGGAGCCCGGACAGGAGATGCAGTTTCTGGACAGCGACGGCAAGCCCCGGACCATGATGATTCTGGACATTTCCCGCCCGGACGCCCAGGGGGTGAGCGTGGTTCGCTATACCCTGGACTCGGAGTTCCTTACCCACCAGGTCAAGGTAGCCGAAGCTTCGGGCAAGGTCCTGGAAGGATTGGAGATGGCCGTTCCCGGCAATCCCTACCACGTCGGATCGCCCTGCAACGGGGATCTCTGGGTGATGCACGTCAAGCCCGGTGACGTGGTCCATCAAGGTGAAGAGTTGTTCAACATTTCCGTCATGAAGCAGGAAAAGTCGATCCTCTCTCCGGTCAACGGCCAGGTGAAGCGGGTCCTGAAATTCGCCAACTTCACCGAGGACCGCAAGATGGTTCCGGTCCGCGAGGGCGAGTTGATGGTGGAACTCAGCGACATGCCTCGTCTGTGCGGCGGTTGCTCCTGTCCGTTGCCCTTTTTGGAAGAGGTGAACTTTTGTCCGTCCTGCGGTCATCAACACGGTCAGGAAGGGTGA
- a CDS encoding biotin--[acetyl-CoA-carboxylase] ligase — MTTCGTAFLFSEEVQDLLGGSHPVEMSAVHPLWDQAIRHWGPWCEGRVAVDDPDGGDLGITGWTAARSGTGNVFLCRDCSSAFDVAWKLNGWGLLAEWGAVIAATQWTGRGQVRRPWQSLPGNLHVVWRSPMVPGEWDGLTSLIPAWLTARVLGSLGWEVRLKWPNDLVWNGKKIGGILAEQRGETVMVGLGLNFVAAPASDMLRDGAALPAGSMGGRIDPATCWDRLVSECESWYKNNLPVLRPEHFAGAFSDVLLWKNRSVAIAEYGEGRAEVRGVVLGVAVDGGLLLSVDGKVRRITSGEIRPLA; from the coding sequence ATGACTACTTGTGGAACGGCTTTTCTTTTTTCCGAAGAAGTTCAGGATCTGCTCGGTGGTTCGCATCCCGTGGAGATGTCCGCGGTCCATCCACTTTGGGATCAGGCGATACGGCATTGGGGGCCGTGGTGCGAGGGGAGGGTGGCCGTTGATGACCCTGACGGCGGCGATTTGGGGATCACGGGGTGGACCGCGGCTCGAAGCGGAACGGGTAACGTCTTTTTGTGTCGGGACTGCTCCTCGGCCTTTGACGTTGCCTGGAAGCTGAACGGCTGGGGCTTGTTGGCGGAATGGGGCGCGGTGATCGCCGCGACGCAGTGGACAGGGCGGGGCCAGGTTCGGCGTCCGTGGCAGTCGCTGCCGGGAAATCTGCATGTGGTTTGGCGATCGCCGATGGTTCCAGGTGAGTGGGACGGTCTGACGTCCCTGATTCCGGCTTGGCTGACGGCCCGTGTTCTCGGAAGCCTGGGCTGGGAGGTCCGGCTGAAGTGGCCCAATGATCTGGTCTGGAACGGAAAAAAGATTGGCGGGATTTTGGCCGAGCAACGCGGAGAAACCGTTATGGTCGGACTGGGATTGAACTTCGTCGCGGCTCCGGCCTCGGACATGCTCCGGGATGGTGCGGCGCTTCCAGCCGGTTCCATGGGCGGTCGAATCGATCCGGCAACGTGCTGGGATCGGCTTGTTTCCGAGTGCGAATCCTGGTACAAGAACAACTTGCCCGTACTCCGGCCCGAGCATTTTGCCGGGGCCTTTTCGGACGTTCTGCTGTGGAAAAATCGCTCCGTGGCTATCGCGGAATATGGCGAGGGCCGTGCCGAAGTCCGTGGCGTGGTGCTGGGAGTGGCCGTTGACGGAGGCTTGCTGCTTTCCGTGGACGGCAAGGTTCGGCGGATCACATCCGGGGAGATTCGCCCCCTGGCATGA
- a CDS encoding HD domain-containing phosphohydrolase, with the protein MKSIVDTSSLHEGISRVLAVFQKLRELRGADAILDRILLEAREICNAEAGSILLVKEDRLVFSIVHNDFLFSAHGINKHLYLDASVPIDDFSIAGYTAKHSETLRLDDVYALPPSYSFKFNPALDKQSGYRTKSVLSLPLINFQGRVCAVLQLINSLDQDDKAVSFPEEAVACVSLLANHASACIENGMTTNELILRTIRMSELRDPAETGPHVQRVGAYSAEIYHRMAQESGLDASEIKRRKDLIRMTAMLHDVGKVGISDVILKKPGKLTSEEYEVMKRHTLYGAHLFRNAVSEMDVMAREIALNHHQRFDGKGYPGRVSNIEDVDAMTVGTMAGEDIPLQARIVALADVFDALISKRAYKEPWTIGMALDVIRKESGQQFDPEVVSAFLSILDVIEAIRAKYQEAV; encoded by the coding sequence ATGAAGTCGATAGTCGACACCTCTTCGTTGCATGAGGGCATTTCGCGTGTTTTGGCAGTATTTCAGAAGCTGCGGGAATTGCGCGGAGCGGATGCCATATTGGATCGCATTCTTCTCGAGGCTCGCGAAATCTGCAATGCGGAAGCCGGCTCAATCCTTCTGGTCAAGGAAGACCGTCTCGTCTTCAGCATTGTGCACAACGACTTTCTGTTCAGTGCGCACGGGATCAACAAGCATCTCTATCTCGACGCTTCAGTGCCTATCGATGATTTTTCAATTGCCGGGTATACGGCCAAACACTCCGAGACTTTGCGTCTGGACGACGTCTATGCCCTGCCTCCCTCGTATTCCTTCAAATTCAATCCTGCTCTGGACAAGCAGAGCGGCTACCGCACAAAGTCTGTTCTCTCCCTGCCTCTGATCAATTTTCAAGGCCGTGTCTGCGCGGTGCTCCAACTCATCAATTCCCTGGACCAGGACGACAAGGCCGTGTCGTTTCCCGAGGAGGCCGTCGCCTGTGTCAGCCTGCTGGCGAATCACGCCTCGGCCTGCATCGAAAACGGCATGACCACCAACGAACTGATCCTGCGGACAATCCGCATGTCCGAGCTACGCGACCCGGCGGAAACCGGGCCGCATGTGCAGCGGGTGGGGGCGTATTCCGCGGAAATCTATCACCGCATGGCCCAGGAAAGCGGCCTGGATGCCTCGGAGATCAAGCGGCGCAAGGATCTGATCCGGATGACCGCCATGCTGCACGACGTGGGCAAGGTGGGCATCTCGGACGTCATTCTCAAGAAGCCCGGCAAGCTGACCAGCGAAGAGTACGAGGTCATGAAGCGCCACACCCTGTACGGGGCGCATCTGTTTCGCAACGCCGTTTCGGAGATGGACGTCATGGCCCGGGAGATCGCCCTGAACCACCATCAGCGCTTCGACGGCAAGGGCTATCCAGGCCGCGTGTCCAACATCGAAGACGTAGACGCCATGACCGTGGGAACCATGGCGGGGGAGGACATTCCCCTGCAAGCCCGCATCGTGGCCCTGGCCGACGTGTTCGACGCCTTGATTTCCAAAAGAGCTTACAAGGAGCCCTGGACTATTGGTATGGCCCTGGACGTGATCCGCAAGGAATCCGGCCAACAGTTCGATCCCGAGGTCGTGAGCGCTTTTCTGTCTATTCTGGACGTCATTGAGGCTATTCGAGCCAAGTATCAGGAAGCAGTGTAG
- a CDS encoding MATE family efflux transporter: protein MLNHPKGGTVPPPPQKKINFDPSASPTKAIWRLAWPQVVMMLFHFLIGFVDVWVAGRISRDVQASMGMVSQSFFIFLVVAIAVSNGTVAAISQSYGAGLIHRVQRYVGLSLQTAAVFGAALLVFGYAFQGSLVRILQTPESMLPIMTYLLSVYLLVLPAYYLFIIGNAILRAQQLVLYPLYCMMLVAGLNTFGDFALGLGMFGFPNLGYKGLAWSTFGSVLAGGLFNVWILRRRKLLVRRSFAPWKWIRCAFPYLFRVAWPAGVMQLVWHSAYITLFSITASLPEGSVVALAGMSAGMRVESLMFLPGFAFNFTAGILVGHYLGARKPEEAKRMGYRILGQGLLVICLLTVVLWQFLEPIAAFVAPDPEVRDEAVNYLRYNLAAMPFLLISMILGGALTGAGATIYQSLIMGGSAWLVRIPLAFVLGHLIFAQATGIWLAMFLSMAVQALCVAYVYQFWNWQRFAMRKQR, encoded by the coding sequence TTGCTGAACCATCCCAAGGGTGGAACGGTCCCTCCGCCCCCTCAGAAAAAGATCAACTTCGATCCCTCCGCCTCGCCCACCAAGGCCATCTGGCGGCTGGCCTGGCCCCAGGTGGTGATGATGTTGTTTCACTTCCTGATCGGCTTTGTCGATGTCTGGGTGGCCGGGCGGATCAGCCGGGACGTACAGGCCAGTATGGGCATGGTCAGCCAGTCCTTTTTCATCTTTTTGGTGGTGGCCATCGCCGTAAGCAACGGGACCGTTGCCGCCATCAGCCAGTCCTACGGCGCGGGCCTGATCCATCGGGTCCAGCGCTACGTGGGCCTTAGCCTGCAAACCGCTGCGGTCTTCGGTGCGGCCCTCCTGGTTTTCGGCTATGCCTTTCAGGGCTCCCTGGTCCGGATATTGCAGACCCCGGAAAGCATGCTGCCGATCATGACCTATCTGCTCAGCGTCTATCTGCTGGTCCTGCCCGCCTACTATCTGTTCATCATCGGCAATGCCATCCTGCGGGCTCAGCAACTGGTCCTTTATCCGCTGTATTGCATGATGCTGGTGGCCGGGCTGAACACTTTCGGGGATTTCGCTCTGGGGCTGGGGATGTTCGGGTTCCCGAATCTGGGGTACAAGGGGCTGGCCTGGAGCACCTTTGGTTCGGTCCTGGCCGGGGGGCTGTTCAATGTCTGGATTCTTCGGCGCAGGAAGCTTCTGGTTCGAAGAAGCTTCGCCCCCTGGAAATGGATTCGGTGCGCCTTTCCCTACTTGTTCCGGGTGGCTTGGCCAGCCGGGGTGATGCAGTTGGTCTGGCATTCGGCCTACATCACCTTGTTTTCCATCACCGCCAGTCTGCCAGAGGGCAGCGTGGTGGCCCTGGCCGGGATGAGCGCCGGGATGCGCGTGGAATCGTTGATGTTCCTGCCCGGGTTCGCTTTCAATTTCACGGCCGGGATTCTGGTGGGACACTATCTTGGCGCCAGGAAGCCCGAGGAAGCCAAGCGCATGGGCTATCGGATTCTGGGCCAGGGGCTGCTGGTGATCTGCCTGCTGACCGTGGTCCTCTGGCAATTCCTGGAGCCCATCGCCGCTTTCGTCGCCCCGGATCCGGAGGTTCGGGACGAGGCGGTGAACTACCTGCGCTACAACCTCGCGGCCATGCCTTTTTTACTGATTTCCATGATTCTGGGCGGGGCGCTCACCGGGGCAGGGGCGACAATCTACCAATCCCTGATTATGGGCGGCTCGGCCTGGCTGGTGCGCATTCCTCTGGCCTTCGTCCTGGGCCATCTGATCTTCGCCCAGGCCACCGGGATCTGGCTGGCCATGTTCCTGTCCATGGCCGTCCAAGCCCTCTGCGTGGCCTACGTTTATCAGTTCTGGAACTGGCAGCGCTTCGCCATGCGCAAGCAGCGGTGA
- a CDS encoding PaaI family thioesterase, with protein sequence MEKVKGYINANDRLARFLGIEIVDIGPGTATARMTLADEHTNSLGMAHGGILFTLADLAFAAACNSHGNVALGVQVSIHYHRPVSSGVLTAVARELTQGGRMASYMVEVRDESANLVASFQGLAYRKKEPLPC encoded by the coding sequence ATGGAGAAGGTCAAGGGGTATATCAATGCCAATGATCGGTTGGCTCGGTTTTTGGGCATCGAGATCGTGGACATCGGGCCGGGGACGGCCACGGCCAGGATGACCCTAGCTGATGAGCATACCAACAGTCTGGGCATGGCCCATGGCGGAATCTTGTTCACCCTGGCGGACTTGGCCTTTGCCGCGGCCTGCAACTCCCACGGCAACGTGGCCCTGGGGGTGCAGGTGAGCATCCATTATCACAGGCCCGTGTCCTCCGGCGTTCTGACCGCCGTGGCCAGGGAGCTGACCCAGGGGGGGAGGATGGCCAGTTATATGGTGGAGGTCCGTGATGAGTCCGCCAACCTGGTCGCCTCGTTCCAGGGGCTGGCTTACCGGAAGAAGGAACCGCTTCCTTGCTGA
- a CDS encoding YqaA family protein, with product MNIVRRLYDWVLSWAATPYGAAALFVLAFFESSFFPIPPDPLLIALILGARAKAFRFAAVCSVASVSGALLGYAIGHYSWWTLSGDFTALAQFFFNTVPGFTVEKFAMVQGLFETWNFWIIFTAGFTPLPYKVFTIAGGAFDISLVPFILASLVGRSARFFLVAWLIWRFGAQITTFIDKYFNLLAVLFTVLLIGGFVVLKMV from the coding sequence GTGAATATTGTCCGTAGATTGTATGACTGGGTGCTGAGTTGGGCCGCGACTCCGTATGGGGCAGCGGCTCTTTTCGTGTTGGCGTTTTTCGAATCCTCGTTTTTTCCCATTCCTCCGGATCCCTTGCTGATCGCCTTGATCCTCGGAGCCCGGGCCAAGGCGTTCCGGTTCGCCGCGGTCTGTTCCGTTGCTTCGGTCAGCGGGGCGTTGTTGGGGTACGCCATCGGCCACTATTCCTGGTGGACACTCAGCGGTGATTTTACCGCTCTGGCTCAATTCTTCTTCAACACCGTTCCGGGGTTCACGGTGGAGAAGTTCGCCATGGTCCAGGGTTTGTTCGAGACCTGGAATTTTTGGATCATTTTTACCGCCGGGTTCACGCCCTTGCCCTACAAGGTGTTCACCATCGCCGGGGGCGCTTTCGACATCTCCCTGGTCCCCTTCATCCTGGCCTCCCTGGTGGGCCGCTCGGCCCGATTCTTCCTGGTGGCTTGGCTGATCTGGCGCTTTGGCGCACAGATCACCACGTTCATCGACAAGTATTTTAACTTGTTGGCGGTATTGTTCACGGTTTTGCTGATAGGTGGGTTCGTGGTGTTGAAGATGGTGTAG
- the cls gene encoding cardiolipin synthase encodes MLFWLSLALDISGWVVRLTMIPVVAMRQRNAATCLAWLAVIFVMPWLGLIAYVLLGEQSLGFLRVRKRMKRHKSFDVIHRHHAVLPEVDDVRVRRDHEILIQLAERHGGLPLLGGNRVDLLADIDDVVRRLVADIDQAREHVHLLFYIFRDDAMGRKVGEALIRAAKRGVRCRLLSDMVGSRGMFNGLGATLQESGVQVVAGLTANPLRMRLARLDIRNHRKLAVIDGSIAYTGSQNIVEPVFGHRKAGAWHDVMVRIVGPSTRQLQSVFVEDWYQETGDALDCASLYPPVLEEGEVALQIVPTGPDLPTEGFQDLLIQAIHSAQRKVVITSPYFIPNEGMLTALRLAVGRGVVVDLILPRRSDHPMVDLASYHYCGVLLEHGANIFLFDDGMLHAKLLRVDDSMAMIGSANFDIRSFYLNLEVVLFLFDQEFLYTVRQLQSQYRSRSEKVAPQTWNRRPFPRRLLESIAKVFSPLL; translated from the coding sequence ATGTTGTTTTGGTTGTCCCTCGCGTTGGATATCAGCGGTTGGGTCGTGCGGTTGACCATGATCCCGGTGGTGGCCATGCGTCAACGCAACGCCGCGACGTGCCTGGCCTGGCTGGCGGTGATCTTCGTTATGCCCTGGCTGGGTCTGATCGCCTACGTGCTTTTGGGCGAGCAAAGCCTTGGCTTTTTGCGGGTCCGCAAGCGCATGAAGCGGCACAAGTCTTTTGACGTTATCCACCGCCATCATGCCGTCCTCCCCGAGGTGGACGACGTTCGAGTCCGGCGGGATCATGAGATTTTGATCCAACTGGCCGAGCGCCACGGCGGGCTGCCGCTTCTGGGAGGAAACCGGGTAGATCTGTTGGCGGACATCGACGACGTGGTTCGGCGTCTGGTCGCGGATATCGACCAAGCCCGGGAGCATGTCCACTTGCTGTTTTACATCTTTCGCGACGACGCCATGGGCCGGAAGGTCGGCGAGGCACTGATCCGGGCGGCGAAGCGCGGCGTGCGCTGTCGATTGTTGTCGGATATGGTCGGGTCCAGGGGCATGTTCAACGGTTTGGGGGCAACGCTTCAGGAGAGCGGGGTCCAGGTGGTGGCGGGATTGACGGCCAATCCGCTCCGGATGCGCCTGGCCCGGCTGGACATTCGCAACCATCGCAAGCTGGCGGTGATCGATGGCAGTATCGCCTATACTGGGTCCCAGAATATCGTGGAGCCGGTCTTCGGCCATCGCAAGGCTGGAGCTTGGCACGACGTGATGGTCCGGATTGTCGGCCCCAGCACGCGCCAATTGCAGTCCGTATTTGTTGAAGACTGGTACCAGGAGACCGGCGACGCTCTTGACTGCGCGTCGCTCTATCCGCCGGTCCTGGAAGAGGGCGAAGTGGCGCTGCAAATCGTCCCCACCGGCCCGGATCTGCCCACCGAGGGGTTCCAGGATTTGCTGATCCAGGCCATCCATTCGGCCCAGCGCAAGGTGGTGATCACGTCCCCCTACTTCATCCCCAACGAGGGAATGCTTACCGCGCTCCGCCTGGCCGTGGGGCGCGGAGTGGTGGTGGATCTGATCCTGCCCCGACGTAGCGACCACCCCATGGTGGACCTTGCCAGTTACCACTATTGCGGCGTCTTGCTGGAGCACGGCGCGAACATTTTTTTGTTTGACGACGGGATGCTGCATGCCAAACTGCTGCGTGTGGACGACTCCATGGCCATGATTGGCTCGGCTAATTTCGACATCCGTTCGTTTTACCTGAACCTGGAAGTGGTCCTCTTTCTTTTTGACCAGGAGTTCCTGTACACGGTCCGTCAACTGCAAAGCCAATACCGCTCCCGATCCGAAAAAGTCGCCCCCCAAACCTGGAACCGCCGCCCTTTTCCCCGCCGCCTCCTGGAATCCATCGCCAAGGTATTCAGTCCGTTGTTGTGA
- a CDS encoding MCP four helix bundle domain-containing protein: MKNIRLGVKLVGGFTVVALIVFIVGAFGWWEARNLSGHIEGVGSVRLSSAEALLNIEKELVTLSVTQGTMLIPGLSAEDTKRQFEGFSQARSRYARYVEVYEALPATDEEST; this comes from the coding sequence ATGAAAAATATCCGTCTTGGCGTGAAGCTCGTCGGCGGGTTTACCGTCGTAGCGCTGATCGTCTTCATCGTGGGGGCGTTCGGGTGGTGGGAAGCCCGCAATCTCTCCGGACACATTGAAGGGGTCGGAAGCGTACGGTTGTCCAGCGCGGAGGCGTTGTTAAACATTGAAAAGGAGTTGGTGACTCTGAGCGTGACCCAAGGGACCATGCTTATTCCAGGGCTGAGCGCTGAAGACACCAAACGGCAATTTGAAGGATTTAGTCAAGCGCGTTCAAGGTATGCCCGATACGTTGAAGTATATGAGGCTTTACCGGCCACGGACGAGGAATCAACCTAA